A window of Prolixibacter sp. SD074 contains these coding sequences:
- the meaB gene encoding methylmalonyl Co-A mutase-associated GTPase MeaB, protein MDNHHNDHPENGPNYRGLNVNKGIEQPDSVNEDSVKRFLTRRKRKLLQADEYVKGILDGNITLLSQAVTLIESSNPEHQQLAQDIIIKCLPFAGKSIRLGITGVPGAGKSTFIEALGKQITGNGGKLAVLAIDPSSERSKGSILGDKTRMESLSGDPNAYIRPSPAAGSLGGVARKTRETIVLCEAAGFDTIFIETVGVGQSETAVHSMVDFFLLIQIAGAGDELQGIKRGIIEMSDAIAINKADGTNVEKANMAASQFRNALHLYPPTGSGWIPKVLTCSSLVGAGITEIWDTVNDYADRTRKNGFFNYRRREQAKYWMYESVNETLRNDFYNNPKIKERLNGMEKAVLNDEISSFVAARRLLDIYFKTFESKDKKPG, encoded by the coding sequence ATGGATAATCATCATAACGACCACCCTGAGAATGGCCCAAATTACCGTGGATTGAATGTAAATAAAGGCATTGAGCAACCTGATTCGGTGAATGAAGATTCGGTTAAACGATTTTTGACCAGGCGTAAGCGCAAACTGCTCCAGGCGGATGAGTATGTCAAAGGAATTCTTGACGGGAATATTACGCTGCTTAGTCAGGCAGTGACCCTGATAGAAAGCAGTAATCCCGAACATCAGCAACTGGCGCAGGACATTATTATTAAATGTTTGCCGTTTGCCGGAAAATCTATTCGTTTGGGAATTACCGGCGTGCCCGGAGCAGGAAAGAGCACGTTTATCGAGGCTCTTGGTAAGCAAATCACCGGAAATGGCGGTAAACTGGCTGTCCTGGCTATCGACCCGAGTTCAGAGCGTTCGAAAGGTTCGATTCTCGGCGATAAAACCCGCATGGAAAGTCTGTCGGGCGATCCCAATGCCTACATCCGGCCCAGTCCTGCGGCGGGTTCACTGGGAGGCGTAGCCCGCAAAACGCGTGAGACTATCGTTCTTTGCGAAGCGGCTGGTTTTGATACCATTTTCATTGAAACAGTGGGGGTGGGACAATCCGAGACAGCGGTACACTCAATGGTCGACTTTTTCCTGTTGATTCAGATTGCCGGAGCTGGCGATGAGCTGCAGGGCATCAAACGAGGAATTATCGAAATGTCCGATGCTATCGCGATTAACAAGGCTGATGGTACCAATGTGGAGAAAGCCAACATGGCGGCTTCACAGTTTCGCAATGCATTGCATCTTTACCCGCCTACCGGGTCGGGATGGATTCCGAAGGTGCTGACCTGTTCATCGCTGGTAGGCGCTGGCATTACCGAAATTTGGGATACCGTGAATGATTACGCCGATCGGACCCGGAAGAACGGATTCTTCAATTACCGGCGCAGGGAACAGGCAAAATACTGGATGTACGAATCGGTAAATGAAACGCTCCGGAATGACTTTTACAATAATCCGAAAATAAAAGAGCGGTTAAATGGGATGGAAAAAGCTGTACTGAACGACGAAATCAGTTCGTTTGTAGCTGCCCGCCGTCTGCTCGATATCTACTTCAAAACCTTTGAAAGTAAAGACAAAAAGCCGGGATAA
- a CDS encoding superoxide dismutase family protein, with the protein MRKKIFVWNGMLAAILLIVTQACAPKSGQQNNAGMEKMATPEVTKAVCVLKPTEGNDVTGTVTFTKVDGGIEVVADVKGLTPGKHGFHVHEYGDISSPDGKSAGGHFNPENVNHGGPDAAVRHVGDLGNIEVGADSTGHYQRVDKMVKLNGPHSVIGRAIIVHSGEDDLTSQPTGAAGPRVAEGVIGIARP; encoded by the coding sequence ATGAGGAAGAAAATTTTCGTATGGAATGGTATGCTTGCAGCCATTTTACTGATTGTGACGCAGGCTTGTGCCCCTAAATCGGGGCAACAGAACAATGCAGGCATGGAAAAGATGGCAACACCCGAAGTGACTAAAGCAGTGTGTGTTCTTAAACCGACCGAAGGTAATGATGTGACCGGGACCGTTACCTTCACGAAAGTGGATGGCGGTATCGAGGTAGTAGCGGATGTGAAAGGCCTGACGCCTGGCAAACACGGTTTCCATGTGCATGAATATGGTGATATTTCAAGCCCGGACGGAAAATCGGCCGGAGGACACTTTAATCCGGAAAATGTAAACCACGGTGGCCCGGATGCCGCTGTTCGTCACGTTGGCGACCTGGGAAATATTGAAGTGGGCGCCGACAGTACCGGTCATTACCAGCGGGTGGACAAGATGGTGAAACTGAACGGGCCGCACTCGGTTATCGGCCGTGCCATCATTGTTCACTCCGGTGAAGATGATTTGACTTCCCAGCCAACAGGAGCAGCGGGCCCACGCGTTGCCGAAGGGGTGATTGGCATTGCCAGGCCTTAA
- a CDS encoding M20 family metallopeptidase has product MMELKKEIQQLAQQYFDDTVAIRRHLHQYPELSFEEFETSDFIQKQLDEIGVSYRAGIVKTGIIARLDGKLPGGRTIALRADMDALPIVENSDQSYCSLNRGVMHACGHDAHTASLLGVIRILKKLEHKLQGTFLFIFQPGEEQFPGGGKLLLESGALNDPKPELILAQHVLPEMEAGHVGFRPGMYMASGDEIFFTVKGKGGHGALPHKLTDTVLTTAHIITALQQVVSRNAPADVPSVLSFGRVIAEGATNIIPDEVNVSGTFRTMDETWRAEAKERIKKISESIAEGMGATCEFQINHGYPMLMNDREVTQMAREFAVEYLGKEKVEDMGLRMTCEDFAYYSQQFPVAFFRFGVKTPGSAETAPLHSPTFDIDEKALETSVGHMAYLAARFALEEKA; this is encoded by the coding sequence ATGATGGAATTGAAAAAAGAGATACAACAACTTGCACAACAATATTTCGACGACACCGTAGCGATTCGTCGTCACCTGCACCAATATCCCGAATTGTCATTTGAGGAGTTCGAGACTTCCGATTTCATCCAAAAGCAATTGGACGAAATCGGCGTATCCTACCGGGCCGGCATTGTAAAAACGGGTATTATTGCCCGGCTCGACGGGAAATTACCCGGAGGACGGACCATCGCATTGCGTGCCGACATGGATGCACTCCCAATTGTCGAAAATTCAGACCAAAGCTATTGCTCCCTCAACCGGGGAGTAATGCACGCCTGTGGTCACGATGCCCACACTGCCTCATTATTGGGGGTTATTCGAATTCTAAAAAAACTGGAACACAAACTTCAGGGTACCTTCCTGTTTATCTTCCAGCCGGGCGAAGAGCAATTCCCGGGAGGAGGAAAACTCCTCCTGGAATCGGGCGCGTTGAACGATCCGAAACCGGAACTGATTTTGGCACAACATGTACTCCCGGAAATGGAAGCCGGCCATGTTGGGTTCCGTCCCGGAATGTACATGGCTTCGGGTGACGAAATCTTTTTCACCGTTAAGGGGAAAGGCGGACACGGGGCTCTGCCGCACAAACTGACGGATACTGTATTGACAACAGCACACATTATTACCGCACTGCAACAGGTTGTCAGCCGCAATGCGCCAGCCGATGTTCCTTCGGTTCTTTCTTTCGGAAGGGTCATCGCTGAAGGGGCGACCAACATCATCCCCGATGAAGTAAATGTATCCGGAACTTTCCGTACCATGGACGAAACCTGGCGTGCTGAAGCGAAAGAACGAATTAAAAAAATTAGTGAGTCGATTGCGGAAGGCATGGGTGCCACCTGTGAATTTCAAATTAATCACGGATACCCGATGCTGATGAACGACCGTGAGGTCACCCAAATGGCCCGTGAGTTTGCCGTTGAGTATTTGGGTAAGGAAAAAGTGGAAGACATGGGACTGCGGATGACCTGCGAAGATTTTGCCTATTATTCGCAACAATTTCCGGTAGCCTTTTTCCGCTTTGGCGTGAAAACCCCGGGAAGCGCCGAAACAGCACCGCTTCACTCCCCTACTTTCGATATCGACGAAAAAGCGCTGGAAACTTCCGTTGGACACATGGCTTACCTGGCTGCCCGCTTTGCTTTGGAAGAAAAAGCATAG
- a CDS encoding AhpC/TSA family protein — protein sequence MKKFLFLLLALFGLAACSSSPDGFVIKGNIQGQDSGEVALLKYDGTKWDVEDTTKLDDGNFVLKGKTDLPELRVIRLGQKKLVSQFFAENGKINVRAYADSLDKTVVTGPKSNDVFSQFTDEMKRLSSEAKNIQQRYAKARMSGDEDGVKKAQIDIEAMVDNQKVYARNFIREHNKSTVAPFVALWQFGQQASSQDLDTLIAYFDPSIKESIYIKELQKLADQRRGTGIGAVAPDFTMNDPDGQPFTLSSLRGKYVLLDFWASWCGPCRQENPNVVRVYNKYKDKGFTVLGVSLDRDHDAWVKAIKDDHLAWHHVSDLQFWNNKVAKEYGVTSIPHSLLLDKDGKVIAKNLRGQALNDKLKEILGE from the coding sequence ATGAAAAAATTCCTCTTTTTACTGCTTGCCTTATTTGGTTTGGCAGCGTGTTCATCATCACCCGATGGATTTGTTATTAAAGGAAATATCCAGGGCCAGGATTCTGGTGAAGTGGCTTTGTTAAAATATGACGGGACCAAATGGGACGTGGAAGATACCACAAAATTGGATGATGGTAATTTTGTATTGAAAGGAAAAACTGATTTACCCGAATTACGCGTAATTCGCTTAGGTCAGAAGAAACTGGTTTCTCAGTTCTTCGCTGAAAACGGAAAAATCAATGTCAGGGCTTACGCCGATAGTCTCGATAAAACGGTCGTTACCGGTCCAAAATCAAATGACGTTTTTTCTCAGTTTACTGATGAAATGAAACGTCTTTCCAGTGAGGCTAAAAATATTCAACAGCGATATGCGAAAGCCCGCATGAGCGGAGATGAAGATGGCGTGAAAAAAGCGCAAATCGACATCGAGGCGATGGTTGACAACCAGAAAGTATACGCCAGGAATTTCATCCGGGAACACAACAAAAGCACGGTTGCACCGTTCGTCGCCTTGTGGCAGTTTGGTCAACAGGCCAGTTCTCAGGATTTGGATACGTTGATTGCTTACTTCGATCCTTCCATCAAGGAGTCGATCTATATAAAAGAATTGCAGAAACTGGCCGATCAGCGACGGGGAACCGGAATAGGCGCCGTGGCCCCCGATTTTACCATGAACGATCCGGACGGACAACCATTCACGTTGTCATCGCTTCGCGGAAAATATGTTCTGCTCGATTTCTGGGCATCATGGTGTGGGCCGTGTCGTCAGGAAAATCCCAACGTGGTGAGAGTGTACAACAAGTACAAGGATAAAGGCTTTACGGTTTTGGGCGTATCACTCGATCGCGACCACGACGCATGGGTGAAAGCCATTAAGGACGATCATTTGGCATGGCATCATGTTTCCGACCTGCAATTTTGGAACAACAAAGTAGCCAAAGAATATGGTGTAACGAGTATTCCGCACTCTTTGTTATTGGATAAAGATGGTAAGGTTATCGCCAAAAATCTTCGCGGTCAGGCTTTGAACGATAAGCTGAAAGAAATTTTGGGCGAATAA
- a CDS encoding DUF1573 domain-containing protein, translating into MKRTVSVLILFLFAAGLNLAVAQNRATIKFDDLEHNFGTFNEEQGNVSYDFKFKNTGNAPLIVSYVRSSCGCTTPEWTRKPVAPADEGHIRVTYNPKNRPGNFTKTISISSNATNPMVVLKIRGKVVPRVKTPEEIYPREVGLIRMRTNHLAFVKIKDDEVRTDSLAFVNLGDKPVTIGVRQAPSYLKVDIVPKTVQPGKKGHFVVTYDASKRKEYGFVIDRVYLTENGESNYNYSIGVSATIVEDFSKLTPQQLANSPKVGFNERVFNFGEIAEGQKVNHVFQIKNTGKSDLVIRRIRASCGCTAVTPATTVIKPGQSTDLKVVFNSHGKRGRQNKSITVITNDPDQPTTILRITGNVKS; encoded by the coding sequence ATGAAGAGAACTGTTTCTGTTTTAATATTATTTCTGTTTGCGGCAGGATTGAATCTTGCGGTAGCCCAAAACCGGGCCACCATAAAATTCGATGACCTGGAACATAACTTTGGTACGTTCAACGAAGAACAGGGTAATGTATCGTACGATTTCAAATTTAAGAATACGGGTAATGCGCCTTTGATTGTTTCTTATGTGCGCTCGTCGTGTGGTTGTACAACCCCCGAATGGACCCGGAAGCCTGTTGCACCAGCTGACGAAGGACATATCAGGGTAACGTATAATCCGAAAAACCGTCCGGGAAATTTCACTAAAACCATTAGTATCTCCTCAAATGCAACGAATCCGATGGTGGTATTGAAAATCCGCGGTAAGGTGGTTCCCCGTGTTAAAACCCCGGAAGAGATTTATCCGCGTGAGGTAGGCCTTATCAGGATGCGCACCAATCATCTGGCTTTTGTTAAAATTAAAGATGACGAGGTAAGAACTGACAGTCTTGCGTTTGTCAACCTGGGAGACAAGCCGGTTACGATTGGGGTCAGGCAGGCACCATCTTATCTGAAAGTGGACATTGTTCCAAAAACAGTGCAGCCGGGTAAGAAAGGTCATTTTGTGGTGACTTACGATGCATCGAAAAGAAAAGAATATGGATTTGTGATTGACCGGGTATATCTGACCGAAAATGGTGAATCGAATTATAATTACTCCATCGGTGTCAGTGCTACGATTGTCGAGGATTTCTCGAAACTTACTCCGCAGCAATTAGCCAATTCGCCTAAGGTAGGTTTTAACGAACGCGTATTTAATTTTGGTGAAATCGCCGAAGGCCAAAAAGTAAATCACGTTTTCCAGATTAAGAATACCGGTAAAAGCGACCTGGTTATTCGCCGTATCCGGGCATCTTGTGGTTGTACGGCTGTTACGCCGGCCACAACCGTTATCAAACCAGGCCAAAGTACCGACTTGAAAGTGGTCTTTAATTCTCATGGAAAACGTGGCCGTCAGAATAAATCGATCACGGTAATTACTAATGATCCGGATCAGCCAACCACCATTTTGAGAATTACCGGAAATGTGAAATCATAA
- a CDS encoding ATP-dependent 6-phosphofructokinase: MSKKGKKIGILTAGGDCPGLNAAIRGVAKTAIMTYGMDVYGFTAGYSGLINREYFKLDEPKVSGIITLGGTILGTSREKPYKLEKGEEFNDKPDLIRQTYEELGLDCVVCIGGNGTMKTASMMAKEGLNVVGIPKTIDNDVFGTDITFGFDSAVGIATEAIDRLHSTANSHQRAMVIEVMGHHAGWIALYAGMAGGGDIILIPEIEYHIGKVCKTIEERFAKGKPYSIVVVAEGIDKPKKISAARYVVENIQTYTGIEARETRLGYIQRGGTPSPMDRILATQYGAFATELIAEGAYNNMVAMRRNELTAAPLDEVGGKLRLVDPGDALITKARNLGVSFGDE, from the coding sequence ATGAGTAAAAAAGGGAAAAAAATTGGAATTCTTACAGCCGGTGGCGATTGCCCCGGTCTGAATGCTGCTATTCGCGGTGTCGCTAAAACAGCCATTATGACATATGGTATGGACGTTTATGGATTCACAGCCGGTTACAGTGGATTAATCAATAGGGAATACTTCAAGCTTGACGAACCGAAGGTATCCGGGATCATTACCCTTGGCGGGACAATTTTAGGAACCTCCCGTGAAAAGCCGTACAAGCTGGAAAAAGGGGAGGAGTTTAACGATAAACCCGACTTAATCCGACAAACCTATGAAGAATTGGGACTGGATTGTGTGGTTTGCATTGGTGGCAATGGAACCATGAAGACAGCCAGTATGATGGCGAAGGAAGGATTGAACGTCGTTGGTATTCCCAAAACAATTGATAACGATGTTTTCGGCACGGATATTACTTTCGGGTTCGATTCAGCGGTGGGAATTGCCACGGAAGCAATCGATCGTTTGCACTCAACAGCCAACTCCCATCAGCGTGCCATGGTTATCGAAGTGATGGGGCACCATGCCGGATGGATTGCATTATATGCCGGAATGGCCGGTGGTGGCGATATCATCCTGATTCCCGAAATCGAATACCATATCGGTAAAGTATGTAAAACCATCGAAGAACGTTTTGCCAAAGGAAAACCTTACTCGATTGTTGTGGTGGCGGAAGGAATTGACAAGCCCAAAAAGATTTCGGCTGCACGTTATGTCGTTGAAAATATTCAAACTTACACCGGTATCGAAGCCCGCGAAACCCGTTTGGGATACATTCAACGGGGAGGGACGCCATCGCCAATGGATCGGATTTTGGCAACTCAGTACGGAGCTTTTGCTACTGAATTGATTGCTGAAGGAGCTTATAACAACATGGTAGCCATGCGTCGAAACGAATTAACAGCTGCGCCGTTGGATGAAGTTGGCGGAAAATTGCGCCTGGTCGATCCGGGGGATGCTTTAATTACCAAAGCACGGAACCTGGGTGTTTCGTTTGGCGACGAGTAA
- a CDS encoding sulfite exporter TauE/SafE family protein produces MELSQVLLLVLVGLAAGIVSGALGVGGGIVLIPALVYLFGMDQHTAQGTSLAILLPPTGILAAMAYQKQGFINWKYAIIITLIFVLGAWIGAQFSISVPEKLMKRTFALFLLVVGAKMFFGK; encoded by the coding sequence ATGGAACTCTCGCAAGTTTTGTTACTGGTTCTGGTTGGATTAGCTGCCGGGATTGTTAGTGGAGCATTAGGTGTAGGCGGTGGTATTGTCCTGATTCCGGCATTGGTATATCTTTTTGGAATGGACCAACACACCGCACAAGGAACCAGTCTGGCTATTCTTCTACCGCCAACCGGAATACTGGCCGCCATGGCTTACCAAAAACAGGGATTTATTAACTGGAAATATGCCATTATTATTACCCTGATTTTTGTTTTGGGTGCCTGGATCGGAGCACAGTTTTCCATTTCGGTTCCCGAGAAACTGATGAAACGAACCTTTGCCTTGTTCCTGTTGGTTGTCGGAGCTAAAATGTTTTTTGGAAAATGA